Part of the Nitrosopumilus piranensis genome is shown below.
TCTACTACCGCTTTTATGGTTTTTTTGACAGAGCCAACATCTTTTGAAACTTTAATTTTATAATCTCCTAACCGCATATTCTCATTAGGAATGGTAAATGAGTATTGGAATTTTCCATTTCCATCAATTCTAACGACATCCAAAATTTTTAGGACAGAGCCGCCACCAACTTTACTACCAGTACCTAATGAAAGGCTCTTTGTTTGTACTATTTCTAAATCAAGTGCAGGAATCCAAACATCATTTAGTCTTCCTGTAATAGTAACAACTTCACCCAATCCATAAACTTCTTTATCAGTCCACAAAGATATTGGAACTGTTTCTTTAACATCTTCTACTACCTCAAATGTAGCAATTACAGATTTGTCAAAATATTCCCCAATTATTTGATAAGTTCCATAAACTGGGTTGACAGTAGATATGAAAACATTAGTTTTGAATTGGCCATCCACTGGAAACAAATTTCCATTATAGACAACATTATCAGAAGAATCAGTTACTGTGAACTTCATTCCTTGAAGAGGTATAATTTCAGTAGTAGTGCCCATAATTGAAACAAGTTCACCAGGAAGGTATTGAGATTTGTTCGTAACCAAACTTAGATAACCATCCTGTTTAGATTGTTGTTCCGTTATTTCAAAACCTACAGAAAACGAGGTACTTGCAGTAGCACCAGCATAACTTACATTTACATCATAATTTCCTTCATTAATACCTAAAACTTGGTGTAGACTCAAAGTTGTTTTATAATTTAATTTTAAATCAGGATGCAAAGTCAAAGTTCTATCAAAGTTTGGACCAGTAATTTTTACAGTAATTACTTCAGGTTGGAAGAATGGTTTTTCAATAAAGACTTTTTTTGAGACACTTCCTTGAATTATTACAGTTTCTCCAAATGAATATGAAGACTTTGGAGATGAAACTGTTACAGTGGTTTCTTCTGCTTTTTGTTCTTGTATTAATTTCCCATTAGTAGAGCCAGATGTAGAGGTTACAAATTTCCAATCATCATAGCTGTCAAAATCATAGCCATCATAGATTCTTTGCCAAGATTTAAAATCATTTTGAATGTCAGATAGAACAGGAGTCTTGTCAATTACAACACCATTTTCATCTCTCAACTCAACTGATTCACTCGAATCAGTGAACCAAACACTTTGATATGAAAACGTTAAGAATTGTCCAGGATTAATAGTTGTCCCAGATGGAATGGTCATAGTTTTCTTTAGAACAGTAGTTGATGCAATCTTCCATCCACTCAAATCAATTGTAGAGTCAGTGGGATTGTAAAGTTCTACCCATTCAGAAATAGATTTTGAATCATCTCCAGGGGGATTGATATCAACTTCATTAATTACAACGGTTTGATCAGTTTGGGCATATGCAGGTACAATTACTCCTGCAAGTAAGAATATGAAAAATACTATAGGCAGGTTCCGATTCATTGCTGTTTCCTACTTTTTTGGGCCAGAAGAGTCATTTTAGAATGAAATTGAGGAAAAGTTGAGCTAGTTGTTAAAGTCATATATCTTAAAGACATCAGGAATTTTAGTAGTTTTTCAGTTTTAAGGCATACGTAGGAATCATTCCTGAGAATAGTCACAGTTTGGACATTTTTTCTCATGTATTTTAGCCCCGCACTCAAGGCATATGCCTTCACCCACATCCCTTTGAATTAACTGTCGTCTCTTTGCAACATAGATTTTGATTCCAAAATACATGATAATTACAATAATTGCAGCATATGCAGGACTCATAAAGGGAATAAGACCAATCATAAAAAGCAATAATCCTGCAATCAAAATTATATCTCGTCTCTCAAATTTCAATGAATCAAGACCTCGATGAATTGATAAAAACATGCCGGAGCTCAGAGCCATTAGTTTACTTCATATCAAAGTCATTACTCTAACTCTTCTTCATTGCTCGGCAGTAATAATATGAATTGATTTGATAATAAGATAATGGTGGGATCGGCGAGATTTGAACGCGCGACCTCTGCGTCCCAAACGCAGAATCATACCAAGCTAGACCACGATCCCAGTAAATCCTAAAAGTTGCCCAATTTAAGCTTCACAGATAATCATTTTAAAGGTACACAAAGGAGCAGAATTGTGCAAATAGAAGAATACATCAAAGCAGGAAAAATTGCATCTGAGGTAAGAGAGATAGTCAGGGTAAAAGATTGGATTGGAAAAACAGTTTATGAAATTTGTGAGTCGGTAGAAGATGAGATTAAAAAACGTGGTGCAAAATGTGCGTTTCCAGTTAACACAAGTATCAATGAAGTAGCAGCTCACTACACTGCAGAGCCAAATGATCCCATCACTATCAAAGATACAGACTTGGTAAAAATTGATCTTGGTGCACAGATTAATGGGTACATTGCAGATACCGCAGTAACAGTATGTTATGATCCACAGTATGACGGACTAGTACAAGCAGCAGAAGAAGGACTAGCAAATGCAATGTCAATGATAAAAGCAGGAGTAAAAGCAAGTGATGTTGGAAGAACCATTGAAACTACAATAAAGCAAATGGGATACAAACCAATTGCAAATCTTAGTGGTCACTCCCTAGAACAGTACACAATACATGCAGGGAAATCTATTCCAAATATTTGGTCAATTGGAGGATTTTCACTTTCAGAAAATTCAGCATATGCATGTGAGCCATTTGTGACAACAAGTGATGGAGGGGGGTTTGTCAGAAACGGGCAGATAAAAAATATTTTTGCAATAAATTCTAGAAAGAAGACAAAGGATCCGGAAGCAGACAAGATGCTTGATTTTATTTGGGAGAATTTTAACATGTTACCATTTGCCTTAAGGTGGATTACAAAAGAAAGAGATGAAAAAGAAGCAAGGGATTTACTCAACATATTGATAAAGAAAAAAGCTGTCCAAGCATATCCAGTTTTAATTGAAGTCAATGAACAAAGAGTTGCTCAAGCAGAACACACATTCATTCCAACAGAAAATGGGGTCACCGTTACTACCAAGGCATAGATTATTGTTCAATAGTTTCTCCAAATATTTTATCAATCACAGTATCACCATCACAAGAGTTACATTTTGATATTTTAGAGAACAATACATCTCCTTCAGCAAATTTTCTTTTCTTTTGTATTCCACAACCTTCACATTTTTCAATAGTGTACGCAATCGTGATTTTTTCTTTTGAGAACATTATTGAGGAACTCCCACAGTATTGCCAACACCTATGATGGCTACAGATTGACCTTCTTTTGTATTCTCTCTAATCATTTCATAGACTTGTAAGCGAACATCATCGGCTTGGTCTGCAATTTCTTTTGTCATCAAAGTTATTGCCTCCTTAACAGACTGTTTTACTACAATAGAAAATATTGGAATTTGTTTTTTAGTTGCAATTGCCTCAATGTGGAATTTCTCAGTTCCAATTCCTCCAATGGCTGCACCAAATCCTCGTGCAACAGATGCAGAGTCCTCACCTTCCATTTTCAATGCAGCATCAATCATAATTATTGCATCCAATTTATTTTCTGAAATTATTGATTCTAGTGCATCAGCAGGTCTTCCAACAGTAGAACCAGGACCTTCTGCTTTTAATAAAAATAATTTTCTGCTTTCAAACTCAGTTTTAGCAACAGCAGTTTGAAACGCAACAATTTCTTTTGGGCTATGTAACATCATTTTTCCAACAACCATGGGTCCAATTCCATCACCCACAGGTTGTCCTCTTTTAAATACAGGAATTGCTTCTTTCATTGCCTCTGCCTGCTCCATTATAAAAGGCAGAATCATCTGAAGTGGCAAAATTAAAGGATAGTTATTTTGTTTTTTAGCAGTCAAAAACATGTGATTGATAATTTTATGAATCATCTGCAAGGATGATGCAATTTCAAGCAAAGTTTGAGTTTTAGATAATTCTACATCATTTATTTCAGAAAAAAGTGATTTCACATGTTCTCGGGTATAATCTTCTCTGGATCTTACTGTATGCTGGACCTTCTCAACAATTCCATTCGGATCCATATCAACAGGCATTATAGTAAAATAATCTAGAAATTGATCAATTTTCTTTTCAGGGTTATCTTTTGGATTCAGATGTTTATTGACATAATTAATTAATTCATTTCTTGATTCTTCCCTGAATCCACCTAGTTTTTTAATTCCTTTTTTAATTTCACCTGAAGTTACATACAATTGAATTCGTTGACCATAAAAAATGAAGATGATAATTGGCAAAATCCAGATCAGCATCATTAAGGGATTGGTATCATCTTTCATTCCAAACAGCTGATCAAAATCAAAATTTGTAAAATCCACTAAATCCCCGATCGTCAAATCTCAATTAAACCATTCGTCTGCTACAAAATCAAGCCAAAAAATTGTAGAAAATGCCTCTAGATGTGAAAAAATATGGCGAGTGCTTTTATTATAGTTCAAATACAAAAAAATCGAATATGCCACAAACCAAACCTATCGTAAGTGTGGAAAATGTAGTAGCTTCTGCATCTGTAGACCAAAAGATGGACTTAAATGAGATCACCAGAACATTTCCAGATGTAGAATACCATCCGGACCAATTTCCAGGATTAGTTTTTAGATTAAAGAGTCCAAAAACTGCAACATTAATTTTCACTTCAGGTAAAATGGTATGTACTGGTTCTAAATCAGAAGAGATGGCAAGAAAAGCCGTAAAGACAGTTGTTCAAAAACTTCGAAAGGGTGGAATCAAAGTAAAGAAAGATGCAGTTGTAGAAATCCAAAATATAGTTGCATCAATTAACCTCGGCGGAAAAATCCACCTAGAACAAGCTGCAAGAACATTGCCACGAAGCATGTATGAACCAGAACAATTTCCAGGACTTATTCATAGAATGCTAGATCCTAAAACAGTCATTTTGCTATTTTCCTCAGGAAAACTGGTCTGTACAGGTGCAAAAAAAGAGCCAGATGTTTACAGGTCTGTAAATAATCTGCATGCATTACTAGAAGAAAAAGATCTAATGATTTATGACTAGTCATAAATCAAATATATTTTCATTAATTTTCTAATTATTTAGTTATAAAAATAATCAAACTTTAATGCAAAATCTACAACATTAATCAGATAATCAAAGAAATTATGGCATCTAAATAACAGGTAGAAAACACATTGAATAAAAGACTAGCATTCCCTTTCAAAAATTAAATTATTTGATAGGGCTTCCTAAAGGAACGTCTTCTTCCACGGTCAACCAGAATGGTCTGTCATCTACATCTGCAGCTAAAAGCATTGCATTAGATTCCACTCCTGCCATCTTTTTTGGTTCCAGATTTGCAAGAACAATTACAGTTTTTCCAATAATATCATCTGGTTGAAAATATTGAGCGCCACCAATAATCACATCACGTTGATCATCATTTCCTAAATCAATTTGGCCTTTGATTATTCTTGTTTTTCCTTCAATTGGCTCTGTTGCGATAATTTTTGCAACCCTAATATCCAATTTTGCAAAATCATCATATGATACATTTGACATGAAAAGACATTAATTTTGCCTGTTAAATGAATTTCGAATTACTGTAAATCTTTTTTATCAATTCCACTAGTTTCAATCTCATATCGCAATGCAGCTGGAAGTTCCATATACTTTTTGTTAACCATTTGAATAATTTGGTCTTCAGGCACATTGACTTTTTTTAATAATTTTCCACGTTGATGCGCATATGCATTTTTCCAAAAACCAGCACCATCAAAGGTTCCTATTTTTGGCATGTATTTCGAGGGTTTCATTTTCTTTCAAAGATTAATTGACTGTGACGGAAGAATGGCAAATGCCATTAGAACTGGAGTTACTGTTCTGGATTTTAGGCATGTTGCCCATCACAGTCTATATTCTATGAAATCGGAATCTAATATATTTGATGAAGCTCAAAAGTTGCAATATAATACTTAGAATTTACGAGTAGATCAGGAATAACAAATAGTACACATGATTCTAGGATAGCGTTTTGTATTCCATAGAAGATATACACATTCATCATCTAAGAGAAATTTTGTTTTGCACTTACGACAAACATATTCACATAAGGGTTCAGGGAGTCTATCCCCACATTCATGTTACAGATTATTACATATTTAATGCAGGATGAATAATTTTACCTCATGGCAAAAATAGAAGTCAAAGTCCAAATTATTGCTCCTGTTGAAAAAGTATGGGATATTGTTTCAGATATCGATAATGAACCAAAATTTTGGAAGGGGACAAAAAAAGTAAGAAATATCTCAAAGAATGAAAATACCATCAACAGAGAAATTACAATAGCATTTCGTGATCAAAAATGTCTACAAGAGATCACCATAGAGCCAAAGAAGAGAATTCATGCAAAATTCACCAAAGGAATAATCAATGGTGAAAAAATTGTCACTTTAATTCCAGAAGAAGGTAAGACCATTCTTCAAACTGTCTGGGACATTAAATTGACAGGAATGATGGGGATGTTTACTGGAATGATAAAAAAACACATCAAAAGCGGTACTGAGCAAGCTATGCAAAGTATCAAAGAAGAGATTGAGAGATAGTTCATGGACATAGTATTTGATGTTTTTAATTATTCATTGTCTGCAATTCTAATTGGAATATGTGGAGCTTGGACATATCTAATAAAATCAATGGTAGATTCATTTCGATTAACACCATATTTAGATAGATTCAAAAACACTGCACAAGCATCACCAAAAGTATCAATAATTCTTCCAGCAAGAAATGAAGAGGAATTTCTTGGTAGATGTTTAGATTCATTAATCAATCAAGATTATGAGAACTATGAGATTATTGTAATTGATGACTCATCAGAAGATTCCACAGCAAACATAATTTCAGAGTATGCCAAGAAAAATCTAAAAATTATTCATGTGTCGGCAAGACAAAAACCAGATGGATGGATGGGTAAGAATTGGGCATGTATGGAAGGGTACAGAAAGGCAACTGGAGAACTTTTACTGTTTACAGACGCAGATACAACACATCAAAAAAACGTTGTATCACTTGCAGTGGCACACCTTCTTTCATTTGATTTAGATGCATTATCAACTATACCCAAAATGAGAACATTTGATTTTTGGACAAAAATTACACTTCCAATGATCTCAACATTTTTGCATACGCGATTTTCTGCATTAAATGTCAATAACCCTTCAAAAAAGACAGGGTATTTTTTTGGTAGTTTTTTCATTTTAAAGAAAACAACATATGAACAAGTTGGAATGCACGAAGGTGTAAAACATGAAATAATTGAAGATGGTGCACTTGGTAAAAAAGTAAAGGAATCAGGTTATAAAATGAAGATGGTTAGAGGAGAACATCTTATTGATGCAGTTTGGGCAAGAGACAAAACCACACTTTGGAATGCACTAAAAAGATTGATGATTCCTTTATACCTTCAAAGTGGAAAAATTGCGATAGGAATTTTCTTTGCAGTAATGTTTTTGCTCTTTGTTCCATTTCCAATTTTGGTGGCATCAATTTTATTACCTGCTGAAACTTTATCTTCAAAAATTCTTTGCATCACATCACTAATCGGATCACTTTTGATTTATACTGGAGCAATAATCGAAGCCAAAAAAGGATTGGAGTTAAGATTTGCTCATGCATTATTTGCCCCACTAGGCAGTTTGGTGGTAGTTTTAGGATTTTTGACAGGATTACTTCAAGCCAAAAAAACGTCATCAGTTACTTGGAGAGGAAGAAGTTACTCTATGAAGGATCATACTCAGAGTTCAATTAGCGTATAGCAAGCCTTTTAGATACAAAATAAGAAATAAAAAATCTCATGGACAAATCAGGCGTATTTGTAGGTGGGGCCATAGGAGCTGCAATTGCAATAGTAGTTTTTGCAGTGTTATTTGTTTCACCACCAGAATCAGTAAAGCCAGACATTATTGTTAGTAATGGACATAGTCCAAGTACTGTTGGAGAAACCACCCCAGCATACACAAAAAAATTATCATTAATAGAGATATTTGAAAAATCAGAACCAGGAGTCGTCAGAGTTAATGTTCAAAGAGGTGAAACTGGCGATTCAGTTGGAGGAGTTGGCTCAGGTTTTGTCTTTGATAAAAATGGTCATGTAATAACAAACGCACATGTGATCAAAGAGTCTCAAAAAATTGTTGTAACTTTTCTTGATGGAAGATCATATAATGCAGAAATTATTGGAGTAGATACGTTCACAGATCTTGCAATAATCAAAGTTAACGCAGATTTATCATTGCTACAACCATTATCAATTGGAGATTCTTCAAATCTCAAAGTTGGAGAACCAATAGCAGCCATTGGTAATCCATTTGGACTATCAGGGTCCATGACATCAGGCATTGTTAGCCAATTAGGAAGATTGCTTCCATCAGGTTCAGGATATTCAATCCCAGATGTTATTCAAACAGATGCAGCTATCAACCCAGGAAACTCTGGAGGCCCATTATTGAATATGAGAGGAGAGGTAGTTGGAATCAATACTGCAATTCAATCAGCAACAGGGGAATTTACAGGTGTAGGATTTGCAATTCCATCACAAACAGTTGCAAAAATAATTCCTACATTGATTGAAGATGGGGAATACAAACATCCATGGATAGGGATTTCAGGCAGAGATATCGACCCTGATCTAGCCAAAGTATTAGATCTTCAAGATGCAGTGGGCTTTTTGATAGTAACAGTAGTAGAAGATAGTCCAGCATCCAAAGCAGGATTAATAGGATCAGAGAAAACTATTGAGGTAAACGGAGTCAACTATCCAATGGGGGGGGATATTATTTTATCAGTTGATGATGTTGAAGTAAGAAAGATTGATGATATTTTGATTCATCTTCAAAGAGCAAAATCAGTTGGGGATGAGATGATTTTAGAGGTGTTACGAGATGGTAGAACCACAGATGTTTCAATTATTCTTCAAGAAAGACCAAATGGGAATTAAGTAATATAAAAATAAAAAAATTAAGTCTGAAGTAGAGTAATCTAATAAAATTTTAAAATTATTTGAGAATCACATCAAGTAGATATTTCTTTTAATTGGATATTAAAAAAATCAATGTCTGTCATCATGAGATGGTTCATTTCATCAATGACTTTTTGGACAACTTCAGTTTTTGATGTAAAAAATCCTTTAAACCAATCACCTTTTTCAACACCGCCAATATCTTGAGCAACTAATGCAAACAAGTAATCATTATGTTTAGAAATTACAATCCACATATCTTGAAGAGTGGTTCCAGCACATGTTAAAATTTCAGCCTTATCAGGTGGAGTTTGTGGTGCAAAGAACGGGTTATCAAATCCACCAATAATCCAAGCCTTTGGAATATTTTTTAACATTTCCAAATATCTATTTTCAACATATTTGTAAAGATGTTCGGTTTCAAATGTTGCAACTAGTGGCGCATATGCTCTTTGTGCATGCTCCTCAATCATCATACTAAGCCTATAGAGATCAGTTCTCTTCACTTTGTCAAAATTCAAATATTCTGCATTAATGTAGGACATAAGAGTATCAAACCGATTTCTATCAGTGACATCCACTAACGAAGTATCTCTAAGTTCAGGAAATTGATTTGTAATGCTCTCTAAAAATTTCACCATATCAGTTCTCCATTCTAGTTGTGTCTGGGGGACGCCTTACCAGTAATTCGTACGATATCTGGATCAGTTGCAATTTTTTCAATATGTCTTACACCCATCAAACCAGAAAATATCACACCATCTCCCCATTTGTTGGTAGTAATTTCAATTGGGTATTTGTCTCGACCTTCCTCTTGTTTTTTATGTAAATCTGTCCCTTCCTTATAGGTGGCAGTGATATTTACGTGTGGAATGTCTGGACCAACATATCTTTTTAGATTTAATTCAAACAACAATACACGAATTAAAAGTTCAGGATCAATTGTGGGATGGCTATTCATAACATTATTTAAGAAAACACGAAAGTGTTCAGAGATTGTTAATGTTTGACTCATACAGGCTTCACGTCAAAATCAAATTTAAGGGACATGACAAACAAATCAACTTTGGCACTAGGAATTGTTTTTAATGCTGAATAGTACTCAGAAATTAATCAGCAACCACACAAGCATAAATACTTCCCATCAAGAATTCTTCTGTTGAACAAACTTGTACTGAATTCTGAGAGTTTAAACAATGTTTTAGACAATAGGGGAATTTCGCGTCAAAATATATTAGAAATTTATCAACATGCAATAAAAGATCCAAATGAGCTTTTTTCAGCAGCACAAATTTTAAGAAAAAAATACAAAGGAAATGCAGTTACATTTTCAAAAAAGGCATTTTTCAATATTGTTAATCTATGCAAAGATAGTTGCTCATATTGCACATACAAAGCAGAGCCAGAGGAAGAAAAATTATCACTAATGTCAAAGCAACAAATTACAGAATTACTTGAACTGGCAAAAAAATACAGATGTGTTGAAGCATTATTTGTAACAGGTGAACAACCCGAACAGAGATATCAGGAAGCAAGAGATTGGTTAAAAGAAAATGAGGTTACATCAACGTCAGAGTATCTAATTCATGCATCAGAAATAGCATTAGAAAAAGGGTTGTTCCCACATACCAACGCAGGCAATCTAAATTTTGAAGAGATGAGAGAGTTAAAGAAAACAAATATTTCGATGGGATTAATGCTTGAAAATGTTAGTGAAAGATTAACTGAAAAAGGAATGCCTCATTTCTTGGCAGCAAGTAAAAGACCAAAGGCAAGATTAGAGATTTTAGAAAACTCCGGAAAATTACGAATTCCAATGACCACAGGAATTCTTGTAGGGATTGGAGAAACCATAGAGGAAATTATCGATTCATTACTGGCAATAAAACAATTACATCAAAAATACGGAAACATTCAAGAAATAATTTTACAAAATTTCCAACCAAAACAAGACACTAGAATGAAAGACGAGCCATCAGCTGATGAGAAATATTTCAAGATTGTAGTGGCGCTATCTCGAATCATCATGCCAAAAATGAATATACAGATTCCACCAAATCTCTCTCCAAGATCATATCAAAGTTTTTTGTCAGTTGGAATAAATGATTGGGGAGGAATTTCTCCTCTAACACCTGATTTTGTAAATCCTGAATTTTCTTGGCCAGAAATAAACAAGGTAGAAGAAAATTCAAAGAATGCAGGATTTAATTTGAAATGTAGATTTCCAATATATCCTGAATTCTCTTCTTTTATTAGTAAAGAGTTACAAGATAAAATGGAAAAAATTCAAGATGAGGAAGGTCTAGTAAAAGAGGAGTATTGGAGATGACAGCAAACATAGACTCACTTTTTAAAAATTCTGATCCAATTATTTCAGAAATTCTAAACAAGGCACTTTCAGAAAAAGAAGTATCAACAAAAGAAGGGCTAGCATTATACGATGCATCTGGAATTGATTTTCATTTAGTAGGATTGGTTGCAGATGAATTGAGGAAGAGAAGAGTTGGAGACATTGTTTCGTATGTGGTAAATAGAAATATCAATTTTACAAACGTCTGTATCAAGCAATGTGGATTTTGTGCATTTAGTAGAGATTTTAGAGAGGAAGAAGGATATTTTCTTCCAACAGAAGAAATTGTACGTAGAACAAAAGAAGCATATCAATTAGGAGCAACTGAAGTTTGTGTGCAGGCAGGCCTTCCACCAGATATGGAGGGAGATGTGTATGAGAATATTTGTAGAGAAATAAAGAAAGAGGTCCCAGATATTCATATTCATGGTTTTTCACCTGAAGAGATACTATATGGAGCAACACGTTCTGGAGTTAACATTGAAGAATTTCTCAAAAGAATGAAAGAAGCAGGAGTAGACACACTCCCAGGAACATCAGCTGAAATTCTCGATCAAGAACTAAGAGATAAAATTTCACCAGGTAGAATAAGTGTAAAGGATTGGGAAAAAGTCATCAAGACTGCCCACAAAATGGGAATCAATACCACATCAACTATGATGTTTGGACATTTGGAATCACTTGAAGACAGAGTAAAACA
Proteins encoded:
- the map gene encoding type II methionyl aminopeptidase; translation: MQIEEYIKAGKIASEVREIVRVKDWIGKTVYEICESVEDEIKKRGAKCAFPVNTSINEVAAHYTAEPNDPITIKDTDLVKIDLGAQINGYIADTAVTVCYDPQYDGLVQAAEEGLANAMSMIKAGVKASDVGRTIETTIKQMGYKPIANLSGHSLEQYTIHAGKSIPNIWSIGGFSLSENSAYACEPFVTTSDGGGFVRNGQIKNIFAINSRKKTKDPEADKMLDFIWENFNMLPFALRWITKERDEKEARDLLNILIKKKAVQAYPVLIEVNEQRVAQAEHTFIPTENGVTVTTKA
- a CDS encoding DUF1512 domain-containing protein, translating into MDFTNFDFDQLFGMKDDTNPLMMLIWILPIIIFIFYGQRIQLYVTSGEIKKGIKKLGGFREESRNELINYVNKHLNPKDNPEKKIDQFLDYFTIMPVDMDPNGIVEKVQHTVRSREDYTREHVKSLFSEINDVELSKTQTLLEIASSLQMIHKIINHMFLTAKKQNNYPLILPLQMILPFIMEQAEAMKEAIPVFKRGQPVGDGIGPMVVGKMMLHSPKEIVAFQTAVAKTEFESRKLFLLKAEGPGSTVGRPADALESIISENKLDAIIMIDAALKMEGEDSASVARGFGAAIGGIGTEKFHIEAIATKKQIPIFSIVVKQSVKEAITLMTKEIADQADDVRLQVYEMIRENTKEGQSVAIIGVGNTVGVPQ
- a CDS encoding TATA-box-binding protein — its product is MPQTKPIVSVENVVASASVDQKMDLNEITRTFPDVEYHPDQFPGLVFRLKSPKTATLIFTSGKMVCTGSKSEEMARKAVKTVVQKLRKGGIKVKKDAVVEIQNIVASINLGGKIHLEQAARTLPRSMYEPEQFPGLIHRMLDPKTVILLFSSGKLVCTGAKKEPDVYRSVNNLHALLEEKDLMIYD
- a CDS encoding tRNA-binding protein; this translates as MSNVSYDDFAKLDIRVAKIIATEPIEGKTRIIKGQIDLGNDDQRDVIIGGAQYFQPDDIIGKTVIVLANLEPKKMAGVESNAMLLAADVDDRPFWLTVEEDVPLGSPIK
- a CDS encoding type II toxin-antitoxin system RatA family toxin, with amino-acid sequence MAKIEVKVQIIAPVEKVWDIVSDIDNEPKFWKGTKKVRNISKNENTINREITIAFRDQKCLQEITIEPKKRIHAKFTKGIINGEKIVTLIPEEGKTILQTVWDIKLTGMMGMFTGMIKKHIKSGTEQAMQSIKEEIER
- a CDS encoding glycosyltransferase, yielding MDIVFDVFNYSLSAILIGICGAWTYLIKSMVDSFRLTPYLDRFKNTAQASPKVSIILPARNEEEFLGRCLDSLINQDYENYEIIVIDDSSEDSTANIISEYAKKNLKIIHVSARQKPDGWMGKNWACMEGYRKATGELLLFTDADTTHQKNVVSLAVAHLLSFDLDALSTIPKMRTFDFWTKITLPMISTFLHTRFSALNVNNPSKKTGYFFGSFFILKKTTYEQVGMHEGVKHEIIEDGALGKKVKESGYKMKMVRGEHLIDAVWARDKTTLWNALKRLMIPLYLQSGKIAIGIFFAVMFLLFVPFPILVASILLPAETLSSKILCITSLIGSLLIYTGAIIEAKKGLELRFAHALFAPLGSLVVVLGFLTGLLQAKKTSSVTWRGRSYSMKDHTQSSISV
- a CDS encoding S1C family serine protease, with product MDKSGVFVGGAIGAAIAIVVFAVLFVSPPESVKPDIIVSNGHSPSTVGETTPAYTKKLSLIEIFEKSEPGVVRVNVQRGETGDSVGGVGSGFVFDKNGHVITNAHVIKESQKIVVTFLDGRSYNAEIIGVDTFTDLAIIKVNADLSLLQPLSIGDSSNLKVGEPIAAIGNPFGLSGSMTSGIVSQLGRLLPSGSGYSIPDVIQTDAAINPGNSGGPLLNMRGEVVGINTAIQSATGEFTGVGFAIPSQTVAKIIPTLIEDGEYKHPWIGISGRDIDPDLAKVLDLQDAVGFLIVTVVEDSPASKAGLIGSEKTIEVNGVNYPMGGDIILSVDDVEVRKIDDILIHLQRAKSVGDEMILEVLRDGRTTDVSIILQERPNGN
- the cofG gene encoding 7,8-didemethyl-8-hydroxy-5-deazariboflavin synthase subunit CofG — encoded protein: MNKLVLNSESLNNVLDNRGISRQNILEIYQHAIKDPNELFSAAQILRKKYKGNAVTFSKKAFFNIVNLCKDSCSYCTYKAEPEEEKLSLMSKQQITELLELAKKYRCVEALFVTGEQPEQRYQEARDWLKENEVTSTSEYLIHASEIALEKGLFPHTNAGNLNFEEMRELKKTNISMGLMLENVSERLTEKGMPHFLAASKRPKARLEILENSGKLRIPMTTGILVGIGETIEEIIDSLLAIKQLHQKYGNIQEIILQNFQPKQDTRMKDEPSADEKYFKIVVALSRIIMPKMNIQIPPNLSPRSYQSFLSVGINDWGGISPLTPDFVNPEFSWPEINKVEENSKNAGFNLKCRFPIYPEFSSFISKELQDKMEKIQDEEGLVKEEYWR
- the cofH gene encoding 5-amino-6-(D-ribitylamino)uracil--L-tyrosine 4-hydroxyphenyl transferase CofH translates to MTANIDSLFKNSDPIISEILNKALSEKEVSTKEGLALYDASGIDFHLVGLVADELRKRRVGDIVSYVVNRNINFTNVCIKQCGFCAFSRDFREEEGYFLPTEEIVRRTKEAYQLGATEVCVQAGLPPDMEGDVYENICREIKKEVPDIHIHGFSPEEILYGATRSGVNIEEFLKRMKEAGVDTLPGTSAEILDQELRDKISPGRISVKDWEKVIKTAHKMGINTTSTMMFGHLESLEDRVKHIEKLREIQKETNGFTEFVPLNFVHTEAPMYKHQLHEGIRQGGSGNDVLLTHAIARIMLNNCINNIQMSWVKEGQKMSQLLLMWGANDFGGTLINESISTSAGSEHGQLLKPKEIRRMVREIKRTPAERNTKYKILKKFEDNEEPEEGLDKITNTSQFGSYVELIKINKFNYQNPRRK